The Christiangramia flava JLT2011 genome has a segment encoding these proteins:
- a CDS encoding prolyl oligopeptidase family serine peptidase, which translates to MKKLITGVFSAGVLSISLNANCQNQQQLDYPETKKVDTVTDYFGTKVQDPYRWLEDDRSPETEAWVKAENKVTFNYLDKIPYRDQLRKRLTELWNYEKLGAPFKEGGKIYFFKNDGLQNQNVLYRKDSEDAEAEVFLDPNSFSDDGTTSLAGMSFSDNGKILAYAISEGGSDWRKVIVKNAETGAIMGDTIKDVKFSGLSWKGNDGFYYSSYDKPDGSELSAKTDQHKLYYHKLGMAQSEDQVIFGDSDAQKRRYVGGSVTEDDHYLIISARNSTSGGELYLMDLTAENPELVTIIDNFDTDSYVIDNEGSKLYIVTNLNAPNRRIVTVDASDPTPENWMDFIPETENVLSPSTGGGYFFAEYMKDAISQVKQYDYDGKLVREVELPGIGSVGGFGTKKEEKVSYYSFTNYVTPGTIYKYDIEKGTSEVYNKPDIDFNSEDYTSEQVFYESKDGTKIPMIITYKKGTQLDGKNPTILYGYGGFNISLTPGFSTAMSVWLEQGGIYAVPNLRGGGEYGREWHDAGIKTKKQNVFDDFIAAAEYLIDNGYTSRDYLAVRGGSNGGLLVGATMTQRPDLMKVALPAVGVMDMLRYHTFTAGAGWAYDYGTAEDNAEMFQYLYNYSPVHNVKAGTEYPATLVTTGDHDDRVVPAHSFKFAAELQEKQAGNEPVLIRIETKAGHGAGKPTSMIIDEYADIFGFTFYNMGFEALPNDIDKNMKN; encoded by the coding sequence ATGAAAAAACTAATTACCGGAGTTTTCAGCGCAGGTGTTTTGAGCATCAGCCTGAATGCAAATTGCCAAAATCAACAACAATTGGACTATCCTGAAACGAAAAAAGTAGATACCGTCACCGATTATTTTGGGACCAAAGTACAAGATCCCTATCGATGGCTGGAAGATGACCGTAGCCCGGAAACTGAAGCCTGGGTGAAGGCTGAAAACAAAGTAACCTTCAATTACCTGGACAAAATCCCGTATCGCGATCAATTGCGCAAGCGTTTGACCGAATTATGGAACTACGAAAAACTCGGTGCTCCTTTTAAGGAAGGCGGAAAGATCTATTTTTTCAAAAATGATGGTCTGCAGAACCAAAATGTGCTGTATCGCAAAGATTCGGAAGATGCGGAAGCCGAAGTGTTCCTCGATCCCAACAGCTTCAGCGACGATGGCACCACCTCTCTTGCCGGAATGAGCTTTTCCGATAACGGTAAAATTCTGGCCTACGCAATTTCTGAAGGTGGAAGCGACTGGCGTAAAGTGATCGTAAAAAATGCCGAAACCGGCGCGATCATGGGCGATACGATCAAAGACGTCAAATTCAGCGGACTTTCCTGGAAAGGCAACGATGGTTTCTACTATTCCAGCTATGACAAACCAGACGGAAGCGAGCTTTCCGCAAAAACCGATCAGCATAAATTATATTACCACAAACTGGGAATGGCACAGAGCGAAGACCAGGTAATTTTTGGGGATTCTGACGCTCAAAAGCGCCGCTATGTGGGCGGAAGTGTGACCGAAGATGATCACTACCTCATCATTTCAGCCAGAAATTCTACTTCCGGAGGGGAATTATACCTGATGGATCTTACTGCTGAAAATCCTGAACTCGTAACGATAATTGACAATTTTGACACCGATTCGTACGTGATCGATAACGAGGGCAGCAAGTTGTACATAGTAACCAATCTGAATGCTCCAAACCGAAGGATCGTTACTGTAGACGCTTCTGATCCCACTCCCGAAAACTGGATGGATTTCATCCCAGAAACCGAAAATGTCCTGTCCCCATCCACCGGCGGCGGCTATTTTTTTGCGGAATATATGAAAGATGCGATCTCCCAGGTAAAACAGTATGATTATGACGGGAAACTCGTTCGTGAGGTGGAATTGCCAGGCATTGGCTCGGTTGGTGGTTTTGGTACCAAAAAAGAAGAAAAGGTGAGCTATTACTCATTTACCAATTATGTAACACCGGGAACGATCTATAAATACGATATAGAAAAGGGAACTTCTGAAGTATATAACAAGCCTGATATCGATTTCAATTCCGAAGATTATACCAGCGAACAGGTATTTTACGAGTCGAAAGACGGGACTAAAATTCCGATGATCATCACCTACAAAAAAGGCACGCAGCTGGACGGGAAGAATCCAACGATTCTTTACGGTTATGGAGGTTTCAACATTAGTCTTACCCCTGGATTCAGCACCGCGATGAGCGTTTGGCTGGAGCAGGGTGGTATCTACGCCGTTCCAAACTTAAGGGGAGGTGGAGAATATGGTCGCGAATGGCACGATGCCGGTATCAAGACCAAGAAACAGAACGTTTTTGATGATTTTATCGCAGCAGCGGAATATCTGATTGACAATGGCTATACTTCCAGGGATTATCTTGCTGTTCGCGGTGGTTCCAATGGCGGTCTGCTTGTAGGAGCGACAATGACTCAACGACCAGATTTAATGAAAGTTGCTTTACCGGCAGTAGGTGTTATGGACATGCTTCGTTACCACACCTTCACAGCCGGTGCGGGTTGGGCTTATGATTATGGAACTGCTGAAGATAATGCTGAAATGTTCCAGTATCTCTATAATTATTCGCCAGTTCACAATGTGAAAGCCGGAACCGAATATCCTGCCACCCTGGTGACTACCGGAGATCATGATGACCGCGTGGTACCAGCACACAGCTTTAAATTTGCTGCGGAATTACAGGAAAAACAGGCTGGAAATGAGCCAGTATTGATCCGTATTGAAACCAAAGCAGGTCACGGTGCCGGGAAACCAACCAGTATGATCATAGACGAATACGCCGATATTTTTGGGTTTACGTTCTATAATATGGGCTTTGAAGCGCTTCCGAATGATATTGATAAAAACATGAAGAACTAA
- a CDS encoding DUF3667 domain-containing protein, giving the protein MENSMEKSEDLQPQPVYPRLTIEEIKTEVLSHLYLEKGLLSTFISMLKRPSKTVEIYLHGNRRKIQNPFRYLIIGVAFSTFIMLANPSFRNYISNIQQSSKGNYDQLDAATGLSFYEKFTQAQEIYMSYQNLVLTLAIPLIALVTFLFFRKKAYNFAEHMAINCLVFGTIYWLSGLFSLVTFFMDYSFIIYLSWFLTFAIGTYLYWKVFSINIFKSMLSILSAYLAAMVVGIFFQIAVFLVLLIL; this is encoded by the coding sequence ATGGAAAATTCAATGGAGAAATCTGAAGATCTTCAGCCGCAACCGGTGTACCCACGACTCACGATTGAGGAGATCAAAACCGAAGTTCTCAGCCACCTTTACCTGGAAAAAGGTCTTCTTTCCACTTTTATCTCCATGTTGAAAAGACCTTCCAAAACAGTTGAGATTTATCTTCATGGAAATCGCCGGAAAATCCAGAATCCCTTTCGTTATCTGATTATTGGGGTGGCTTTTTCCACTTTCATCATGCTGGCCAATCCTTCTTTCCGGAATTATATCAGTAACATTCAGCAAAGCAGTAAAGGAAATTATGATCAGCTTGACGCTGCTACGGGACTGTCTTTCTACGAAAAATTTACACAGGCACAGGAAATCTATATGTCTTACCAGAACCTGGTGCTTACCCTGGCCATTCCCTTAATCGCCCTGGTGACCTTCCTGTTCTTCCGAAAAAAAGCTTATAATTTTGCGGAACATATGGCCATTAACTGCCTCGTTTTTGGAACGATCTACTGGCTCAGTGGTTTGTTCAGCCTGGTGACTTTCTTTATGGATTATTCATTTATTATTTACCTGAGCTGGTTTCTCACTTTTGCCATTGGGACTTATTTATATTGGAAAGTTTTCTCGATCAATATTTTTAAAAGTATGCTCAGCATCCTTTCGGCTTATCTTGCGGCTATGGTTGTGGGAATCTTTTTCCAGATCGCGGTGTTCCTGGTATTATTGATCTTATAA